In the Pontibacillus sp. HMF3514 genome, TATCTACTTGAGCCTGAGAATCTTCTTCGTAACACAAGTCCAAAATTGTCTCATCATTTAGCACACCAACAGATGTAGCAGCAAGATAGTCTTTTATAGGAAGTTCTTTGATTGTATTTTGTTTAAGTAATTCTCCGAAAGCCAACGTCATGGCAACAAAAGCTCCAGTGATTGAAGCTGTACGTGTACCACCATCTGCCTGAATAACATCACAGTCTACCCATACCGTTCTCTCTCCAAATTTCTCAAGATCGACTACTGAGCGTAGAGCACGTCCAATAAGACGTTGGATTTCCATTGTACGACCTGATACTTTCCCTTTTGATGATTCACGAATATTTCGTTGTTGAGTAGCACGAGGAAGCATTGCATATTCCGCTGTTACCCAACCTTTCCCTTGGTTTCTCATGAAAGGAGGGACACGATCTTCTATGCTAGCATTACAAATCACTTTCGTTTCCCCAACAGTTATTAAGACAGAACCTTCTGGGTGTTTAACATAGTCGCGCTCCATATGTATGGGTCTTAATTCATTATTGTTTCTATTATCCGTTCTCATGATTTGCTCCTCCTTTATTAATCCTTGCTCATCTTAACATAAATCTTTGCTCGATTTCACTTATATCGGTAAGGAAAACCCGATTTGTTTATTATAAATCAAGAAAAAAGAGGCTATGCTTACTAGCCTCTTTCCCTGTCTTATTATAACCAATCATCCAAATTAAAATCGACGTGTATTTACCATTTGCGGTCGAGAAACAGGTTCTGCTAATACTTCTCCCTGCTCACTAAATACTTGATCGATATTTTCAACTTCTACGGATACCGCTTCAACACCAGGCTGCTCAGTTAGAGAAAGTACAAGTGAATCCATTACTTCTCTTGATAGTACTGCTTGGTCATCAAAGTTGTTTAAGACATTTTCATTAAACGTTAGTTTTAAAACGCCATCTGTATATTTCGGTTTTTCCACTAGTTGAACACCTTCATTAAATACTTGCTGTAGGTTTAGATCAAAACCAGGACCATTCACAAGTGTTTGTACAATCGTTTCATACATGTTTTCATTATTCGCTTCAACTCGCTTGGTGACTGGGACATAATATATTTGATCATCATGTTGCGTTGGGTAATAGACTGTTACAGATTTACTATCACTTAAGTTTACAACATCGCCTAAGTGTAAGTTAATGCCATTAGCACGGGAATATCCATCAGAAATTGGTGTTCCATTAACAGGCATTACATCAGTGTCATATCCATTAATCTGTAGTTTCACTCGTTCCACACTGTCAAACTGAGTGAGTGTGTATGTCATGGATTGTAAAATCTTCAATTCATCCTCAGGTCGATATTCAGAGAATTCTTTCGATACGTCTACAACTAACGTACCGTCATCATGTAGATTTAAGCTATTAATTTCTGTGCCTGCTGGTAATACAGCCTCAAATCCACTTGGTAAAACATTTGTTATAGGCCCACCTTTCACCAAATACTCAAGAGCTTGTTTTGCATACTCTTTCGTTTCATGATCTGGAAGTAGTAGCGTTTGTGGTACTACCATTCCATTTTCATCTAATAGGTATAGCTGACGTTCTGTTGTTTCGACTATGACTTGGTTTTGATCTTGATTGATTTCTTGTCCATTTTCCGATGTTGTCCCATTATCTTCTACGTTATTTTGACCTGTACTCGCTTGTTCCTGTGGTGGATCCATTTCTTGTAACGATTGCTCGCCTTGAAAGACACACCCTGAAAGAAGAGTAAGTCCTGTAATCACACTTCCATAAATTAAAGCAGCACGCTTCCGCATGTTTTCCCCTCCTATGATGGTTTGTACTACTATATATACGAGCTTTCAGGCAAAATAGACCAAGCTAGAAAAATTTTATTTATATTAGTGAAGATATATTAAGTTGGCCGGTGGGTTTTGGATGGGGAGAGGGATTTGTTCCATTAAAGGCCCCTTATGTGGAAGACTTGGATTCGAGATAAGGTGCGTATGGTTCCGTTGCTTTAATGGAGTGCGGCGGGCTGGGAAACGGGCTGCTTTCCCCGGACGAACGATCGAGCCTCCTCATCCGCTACGCTTCTTGCGGGGTCTCGCTCGCCCGTTTTTCCGGAGGAGTCAGCCCGTTTCCCAGCCCACCTTAGCCGTAATGAGATTAACGGAACCGCAGCGTAATAAGTGTTTCTGTTTGGTATTTGTTAGTTGCACCTTAACAAGATAAAAGAGGGTTAGAGTCCTGAGATAAAGCGTTTTTATGGCATTTCTGATCTACATATAATACTTTTGATGCGCTATGGAAGATCAACTAATTAGAGCTGGGGTCGTTAACCTACATTCCAATGGGGGGAAGGAAACGGCAAACTCCCGCGGTAGAAAGGGCGGCCGAGACCCCGCAAGGAGCGTAGCGGATGAGGAGGCTTGGACGGTCTTCCGCAGGAGTATTGCCGTTTCAATGACCCCCACGCCTCACAAAAGCAACGAACCCACCCTCTCACTCAGATGCTTATTCCAGATAACTGCCATATAATTGAACAATTCGCCCAAAATAAAAAGCCCTTCTAAACGAAGAGCTTACAAAGTAACTGCATTGATAGTTGCGACGGGGTCGCCGAACCACGCATTTGTCACTTGTTCAAATAAGTATTGATCACCTGTAGCATAAAACTTGTGCTCTGGTTCACGTTGACCCTGATATAACGTTTGATAATATTCAAGCAACACACTAACCTCACGAGCTGTTTCATCTCCAGAACTAATAATAGAGATTTCATCCCCCATGACTTCTTGAATCGTATCTCGAAGAAGCGGGTAATGGGTACACCCTAAAATAAGAGTATCCATTTCGTATCCTTTTTTTAAAGGAGCTAATGCCTGTTCAACAACTTTCTGCGCACTAGGACCATATAAGAGGCCTTGCTCTACCATTGGTACAAACGGCGGACACGCTAAACCATGCACGACCATATCCGGGTTAATGTGGTGAAGAGCATTTGGATATGCTTTACTTTTTATGGTCCCTTCAGTACCTATAACACCAATCTTAGAGTTTTTCGTTGTCTTAATCGCAGCACGGGCACCTGGTTGAATAACACCCACTACAGGAATTGCTAAGTGTTCTCTTAAATGATCAAGAGTATATGCAGTTGCTGTGTTGCAAGCAACTACCAACATTTTAATCCGTTCTTTGATAAGATAGTTCACCATATCCCAAGTATACTCCATAACCTCTTCTTTCGGCCTTGGACCATAAGGACATCGTAACGTATCACCAATGTAAATGAGTTCTTCTTTAGGCAATTGACGCATTAGTTCTTTGGCAACGGTTAATCCGCCAACTCCTGAATCAATAACGCCGATCGGTCGGTCCACACTACATCCCTCTT is a window encoding:
- the rph gene encoding ribonuclease PH, whose translation is MRTDNRNNNELRPIHMERDYVKHPEGSVLITVGETKVICNASIEDRVPPFMRNQGKGWVTAEYAMLPRATQQRNIRESSKGKVSGRTMEIQRLIGRALRSVVDLEKFGERTVWVDCDVIQADGGTRTASITGAFVAMTLAFGELLKQNTIKELPIKDYLAATSVGVLNDETILDLCYEEDSQAQVDMNIVMTGNEEFVELQGTGEEATFSYTQLQEMVGLAQKGIKELFDQQKEILGDLNKHIDRNRQQNS
- a CDS encoding GerMN domain-containing protein; protein product: MRKRAALIYGSVITGLTLLSGCVFQGEQSLQEMDPPQEQASTGQNNVEDNGTTSENGQEINQDQNQVIVETTERQLYLLDENGMVVPQTLLLPDHETKEYAKQALEYLVKGGPITNVLPSGFEAVLPAGTEINSLNLHDDGTLVVDVSKEFSEYRPEDELKILQSMTYTLTQFDSVERVKLQINGYDTDVMPVNGTPISDGYSRANGINLHLGDVVNLSDSKSVTVYYPTQHDDQIYYVPVTKRVEANNENMYETIVQTLVNGPGFDLNLQQVFNEGVQLVEKPKYTDGVLKLTFNENVLNNFDDQAVLSREVMDSLVLSLTEQPGVEAVSVEVENIDQVFSEQGEVLAEPVSRPQMVNTRRF
- the racE gene encoding glutamate racemase, with protein sequence MDRPIGVIDSGVGGLTVAKELMRQLPKEELIYIGDTLRCPYGPRPKEEVMEYTWDMVNYLIKERIKMLVVACNTATAYTLDHLREHLAIPVVGVIQPGARAAIKTTKNSKIGVIGTEGTIKSKAYPNALHHINPDMVVHGLACPPFVPMVEQGLLYGPSAQKVVEQALAPLKKGYEMDTLILGCTHYPLLRDTIQEVMGDEISIISSGDETAREVSVLLEYYQTLYQGQREPEHKFYATGDQYLFEQVTNAWFGDPVATINAVTL